In a genomic window of Wyeomyia smithii strain HCP4-BCI-WySm-NY-G18 chromosome 1, ASM2978416v1, whole genome shotgun sequence:
- the LOC129718260 gene encoding uncharacterized protein LOC129718260 isoform X1 encodes MFGYSQEGKSNFYEMNQLTLLLAIALLVVQVHAQGKGNCAANGEYCLTHSDCCSGSCLSFSYKCVPVPPSANIGTTYVPITVDTVNRFGGPNDSGTSITQKTCAYNGEYCQTHAECCSGSCLSFSYKCVPLNPPASGINTHSQPPTTTSVSINPPISTIEVNNRVGEVQSSTVAVNLITPSSKKCAALGEYCLNSAECCSGACLSFSYKCVTNPHFNVIGQTKPTTRFAFSQGSTVSGILTNRFDTNSDTSSKAPQKCAAIGEYCLTSSECCSKSCLSFSYKCVHNYDLGTQLLSTGIPIQQPSSNSAIDTTNRFGGTNQCIGIGLYCKHNLECCSGACYKSLCQTEIKLGVPESELTRPSISNGPYVEVSSLDELITRFGGTASNGSTSKGIAPHTSMIQARIGTAKQCRVVGDGCSRHQDCCSQRCHSYRGKCVS; translated from the exons ATGTTCGGTTATTCACAGGAaggaaaatcaaatttttacgaaATGAATCAGTTGACGTTGCTGCTCGCAATTGCACTATTGGTTGTACAGGTCCATGCTCAAGGCAAAGGCAACTGTGCCGCAAATGGAGAATAC TGTTTAACTCACAGTGATTGTTGCTCTGGAAGCTGTCTGAGTTTCTCCTACAAATGTGTTCCAGTACCACCAAGTGCAAATATTGGAACCACATATGTTCCAATCACCGTCGATACAGTTAATCGGTTTGGAGGTCCAAATGATAGTGGAACCAGCATTACACAGAAAACCTGTGCTTATAACGGCGAATAT TGTCAAACTCATGCAGAGTGTTGTTCAGGAAGCTGTTTGAGTTTTTCATATAAATGTGTTCCACTAAACCCACCGGCATCAGGAATAAACACACATTCACAACCACCAACCACAACTTCTGTGTCAATCAATCCTCCCATCAGTACAATTGAAGTGAACAATCGTGTCGGAGAAGTACAAAGCAGTACTGTTGCAGTGAATCTCATAACGCCGTCTTCTAAAAAATGTGCTGCGTTAGGTGAATAT TGTCTTAACTCTGCAGAATGTTGCTCTGGAGCTTGTTTAAGTTTTTCATATAAGTGTGTTACCAATCCACACTTTAATGTCATAGGACAAACTAAACCAACGACGAGATTTGCATTCTCACAAGGATCCACTGTGTCTGGGATATTGACTAACAGGTTCGATACGAACAGCGACACTTCTTCAAAAGCACCTCAGAAGTGTGCCGCAATTGGCGAATAT TGTCTCACCTCATCTGAATGTTGTTCGAAAAGTTGTCTCAGCTTCTCATACAAATGTGTGCATAATTACGACCTAGGCACTCAACTTCTATCGACGGGAATCCCAATACAACAACCTTCAAGCAACAGTGCCATCGACACGACCAATCGTTTTGGCGGCACTAACCAATGCATTGGTATTGGTTTATAT TGCAAACACAACCTTGAATGCTGCTCAGGGGCATGTTATAAATCATTATGCCAGACGGAAATCAAGTTAGGGGTTCCTGAGTCAGAGCTTACACGACCGTCAATATCCAATGGACCATATGTTGAAGTCAGCAGTTTAGATGAACTCATTACACGTTTTGGTGGTACTGCATCTAATGGATCAACTTCTAAAGGGATAGCACCTCATACCAGTATGATACAAGCTCGAATTGGTACCGCAAAACAGTGTAGAGTTGTTGGTGATGGG TGCTCGCGACATCAGGATTGCTGCTCTCAGCGATGCCATTCGTATCGTGGAAAATGCGTTTCATAA
- the LOC129718260 gene encoding protein psiQ isoform X2 has translation MFGYSQEGKSNFYEMNQLTLLLAIALLVVQVHAQGKGNCAANGEYCLTHSDCCSGSCLSFSYKCVPVPPSANIGTTYVPITVDTVNRFGGPNDSGTSITQKTCAYNGEYCQTHAECCSGSCLSFSYKCVPLNPPASGINTHSQPPTTTSVSINPPISTIEVNNRVGEVQSSTVAVNLITPSSKKCAALGEYCLTSSECCSKSCLSFSYKCVHNYDLGTQLLSTGIPIQQPSSNSAIDTTNRFGGTNQCIGIGLYCKHNLECCSGACYKSLCQTEIKLGVPESELTRPSISNGPYVEVSSLDELITRFGGTASNGSTSKGIAPHTSMIQARIGTAKQCRVVGDGCSRHQDCCSQRCHSYRGKCVS, from the exons ATGTTCGGTTATTCACAGGAaggaaaatcaaatttttacgaaATGAATCAGTTGACGTTGCTGCTCGCAATTGCACTATTGGTTGTACAGGTCCATGCTCAAGGCAAAGGCAACTGTGCCGCAAATGGAGAATAC TGTTTAACTCACAGTGATTGTTGCTCTGGAAGCTGTCTGAGTTTCTCCTACAAATGTGTTCCAGTACCACCAAGTGCAAATATTGGAACCACATATGTTCCAATCACCGTCGATACAGTTAATCGGTTTGGAGGTCCAAATGATAGTGGAACCAGCATTACACAGAAAACCTGTGCTTATAACGGCGAATAT TGTCAAACTCATGCAGAGTGTTGTTCAGGAAGCTGTTTGAGTTTTTCATATAAATGTGTTCCACTAAACCCACCGGCATCAGGAATAAACACACATTCACAACCACCAACCACAACTTCTGTGTCAATCAATCCTCCCATCAGTACAATTGAAGTGAACAATCGTGTCGGAGAAGTACAAAGCAGTACTGTTGCAGTGAATCTCATAACGCCGTCTTCTAAAAAATGTGCTGCGTTAGGTGAATAT TGTCTCACCTCATCTGAATGTTGTTCGAAAAGTTGTCTCAGCTTCTCATACAAATGTGTGCATAATTACGACCTAGGCACTCAACTTCTATCGACGGGAATCCCAATACAACAACCTTCAAGCAACAGTGCCATCGACACGACCAATCGTTTTGGCGGCACTAACCAATGCATTGGTATTGGTTTATAT TGCAAACACAACCTTGAATGCTGCTCAGGGGCATGTTATAAATCATTATGCCAGACGGAAATCAAGTTAGGGGTTCCTGAGTCAGAGCTTACACGACCGTCAATATCCAATGGACCATATGTTGAAGTCAGCAGTTTAGATGAACTCATTACACGTTTTGGTGGTACTGCATCTAATGGATCAACTTCTAAAGGGATAGCACCTCATACCAGTATGATACAAGCTCGAATTGGTACCGCAAAACAGTGTAGAGTTGTTGGTGATGGG TGCTCGCGACATCAGGATTGCTGCTCTCAGCGATGCCATTCGTATCGTGGAAAATGCGTTTCATAA